From the genome of Geobacter sp. SVR, one region includes:
- the pdxA gene encoding 4-hydroxythreonine-4-phosphate dehydrogenase PdxA, with the protein MPEIPVKPVIAITMGDPCGVGPEIIVKALQNPAVAGRCIPFVIGDGNALERGLAVCRSSLAIREIFAPGEAHLLPPGSIPLLALSRLDEGDLLYGRPTAASGDAAFRYICTAARFCLDGSVAAMATAPISKEAMHRAGHDYPGHTELLAELCGSDDYVMMLAGEVLRVSLVTIHEALKDVPALIDVEQVLKTIRVTAAGVARLTGRQRPRLAVAALNPHCGEGGMFGREEHDIIAPAIAAAQRAGIDAVGPLSADTLFYFARQGQYDGVVAMYHDQGLIPLKMLHFDDAVNITLGLPIIRTSVDHGTAYDLAGTGRASERSMLAAITMAVDMAGH; encoded by the coding sequence ATGCCTGAAATTCCGGTCAAGCCGGTTATTGCCATCACCATGGGGGATCCCTGCGGGGTCGGCCCGGAAATCATCGTCAAGGCGCTGCAGAACCCTGCGGTGGCGGGGCGCTGCATCCCCTTCGTGATCGGTGATGGAAACGCCCTGGAAAGGGGGCTGGCAGTATGCCGGTCATCCCTGGCCATCCGGGAGATCTTCGCCCCCGGGGAGGCACACCTGCTTCCACCGGGCTCGATCCCGCTCCTGGCGCTCTCCCGCCTGGATGAGGGAGACCTGCTGTACGGCCGCCCAACAGCGGCCAGTGGCGATGCGGCTTTCCGCTATATCTGCACCGCGGCCCGCTTCTGCCTCGATGGCAGTGTGGCCGCCATGGCCACGGCGCCGATCAGCAAGGAAGCCATGCACCGGGCAGGACACGACTATCCCGGACATACCGAGCTGCTGGCGGAGCTGTGCGGTTCGGACGATTATGTGATGATGCTGGCGGGAGAAGTGCTGCGGGTCAGCCTGGTGACGATTCACGAGGCCTTGAAGGATGTGCCGGCCCTGATCGACGTCGAGCAGGTGCTGAAGACCATCCGGGTTACTGCCGCAGGCGTGGCCCGCCTGACCGGCAGGCAGCGTCCGCGTCTGGCTGTCGCGGCTCTGAACCCCCATTGCGGCGAGGGGGGGATGTTCGGCCGCGAGGAGCATGACATCATCGCCCCTGCCATCGCCGCGGCACAACGTGCCGGGATCGACGCGGTGGGCCCTCTGTCTGCCGATACGCTCTTTTATTTCGCCCGGCAGGGGCAGTACGACGGCGTGGTGGCCATGTACCACGACCAGGGCTTGATTCCCCTGAAGATGCTGCACTTCGACGACGCGGTCAATATCACCCTGGGGCTGCCGATCATCCGCACCTCGGTCGACCACGGCACCGCCTACGACTTGGCCGGGACCGGCCGTGCCTCGGAGCGGAGCATGCTGGCGGCCATCACCATGGCGGTGGACATGGCCGGCCACTGA
- a CDS encoding bacteriohemerythrin has translation MPMAEWNDSFRLGVDQFDEHHRHLFSLFNKTYDIFVLERPRHHLAPVLDELLDYATYHFAAEEAWMQQHNYPQRREHAEEHERFCERISELNRGFSKGKTPVTLEVLKFLQGWLVEHILKRDREYGLFLAARETA, from the coding sequence ATGCCCATGGCCGAGTGGAATGATTCGTTCAGGCTGGGTGTCGATCAGTTCGATGAGCATCATCGGCATCTGTTTTCACTGTTCAACAAAACCTATGACATCTTCGTGCTGGAACGGCCCCGGCATCATTTGGCCCCGGTGCTCGACGAACTGCTCGACTACGCCACCTATCATTTTGCGGCCGAAGAGGCCTGGATGCAGCAGCACAACTATCCGCAACGCCGGGAACATGCCGAAGAACACGAAAGGTTTTGCGAGCGGATCAGTGAACTCAATCGGGGGTTCTCCAAGGGCAAGACCCCAGTGACCCTGGAGGTATTGAAGTTTCTGCAGGGGTGGCTGGTTGAGCACATCCTGAAGCGGGACAGGGAATATGGGCTTTTCCTGGCGGCACGAGAGACGGCTTAG
- a CDS encoding YchJ family protein, producing the protein MNSCPCGSGLTYADCCEPAITGVHPAETAEKLMRARYTAHVYVQTDFLFESTHPDHRRGYDHKGTEEWARNSEWQELRILETAGGSRDDDRGEVEFVARFREQGVAREHHECAQFKRENGRWYFTDGRMVKPKPITVAKIGRNDPCTCGSGLKFKKCCGK; encoded by the coding sequence ATGAACAGCTGTCCCTGCGGAAGCGGCCTGACCTATGCCGATTGCTGCGAACCTGCCATTACCGGCGTACATCCGGCCGAAACGGCGGAAAAACTGATGAGGGCGCGCTACACCGCCCACGTTTACGTGCAGACTGATTTCCTGTTCGAAAGTACCCATCCCGACCATCGCCGGGGCTACGATCACAAGGGGACCGAGGAATGGGCCAGGAATTCCGAATGGCAGGAGCTCCGGATTCTGGAGACGGCTGGGGGGAGTCGGGATGATGACAGGGGTGAGGTTGAATTCGTTGCCCGCTTCAGGGAGCAGGGCGTGGCGCGCGAACACCATGAGTGCGCCCAATTCAAACGTGAAAATGGACGATGGTACTTTACCGATGGCAGGATGGTAAAACCGAAACCGATCACGGTCGCCAAGATCGGCCGCAACGATCCCTGCACCTGCGGCAGTGGGCTCAAGTTCAAAAAGTGTTGCGGAAAATGA
- a CDS encoding fibronectin type III domain-containing protein encodes MRKFKSFSILVLSLMVMMSTLVGCGGGGGGGGQSAASGISSNAGQPGDAGQPGAVSGATTKVVNLAWDPSTNQDGTPLSNLAGYKVHYGTTSGTYTSVVTVDQGNTAAVNISEPGTYYFVVTALDSDGNESGYSQEVSTVVS; translated from the coding sequence ATGCGGAAATTCAAAAGTTTTTCAATTCTTGTTCTGTCCTTGATGGTGATGATGAGTACTTTGGTCGGATGCGGCGGTGGAGGTGGCGGCGGAGGCCAGTCGGCAGCCAGCGGTATATCTTCCAATGCAGGGCAGCCTGGTGATGCCGGGCAGCCAGGTGCGGTAAGCGGAGCCACGACCAAGGTGGTGAACCTGGCATGGGATCCCTCCACCAACCAGGATGGTACACCCCTGTCGAATCTGGCCGGATACAAGGTTCACTACGGAACGACATCCGGGACATATACCTCCGTGGTCACGGTGGACCAGGGAAACACTGCGGCGGTGAATATCAGCGAGCCCGGCACCTATTATTTCGTGGTTACCGCGCTCGATTCCGATGGTAATGAGAGCGGTTATTCCCAGGAGGTCAGCACCGTCGTTTCATAG
- the flgM gene encoding flagellar biosynthesis anti-sigma factor FlgM has translation MKIEAGTINTMLPNEKIHRRGPARTKEDERTAASSDPAFSVTLSKALEQPAAAPAEDDEEIRRARVAAIREQLASGSYNISGKDVASKILNAIKE, from the coding sequence ATGAAGATCGAAGCCGGAACAATCAACACCATGCTGCCGAATGAAAAGATACACAGAAGAGGGCCAGCCCGTACGAAGGAAGATGAGCGGACAGCCGCATCGTCAGACCCTGCCTTCAGCGTAACCCTTTCCAAGGCCTTGGAGCAGCCGGCCGCCGCACCGGCAGAGGACGATGAGGAAATCCGGCGTGCCAGGGTAGCCGCCATCCGGGAACAGTTGGCTTCCGGCAGCTACAACATCAGCGGCAAGGATGTTGCCAGCAAGATCCTCAACGCCATCAAGGAATAG
- a CDS encoding bacteriohemerythrin, translating into MARFTLDQSFDTGLPKIDQQHRQLVALINDLDEAVEKGTAKAMIGGVLQELIRYVGNHFTDEEALMMRHNFPGLPMHCQEHDFYVTRLSQIQEGLLDGEDLGRNTLDFLLDWLSSHIKGTDMVYAAFIREQTGYNKD; encoded by the coding sequence ATGGCGCGATTCACACTGGATCAGAGTTTCGACACCGGACTGCCCAAGATCGACCAGCAACACCGGCAACTCGTCGCGCTGATCAACGATCTGGATGAGGCTGTTGAGAAGGGCACTGCCAAAGCAATGATCGGGGGGGTTCTTCAAGAGTTGATCCGCTACGTGGGCAACCATTTCACGGATGAGGAGGCCCTGATGATGCGGCACAATTTCCCCGGTCTACCCATGCATTGCCAGGAGCACGATTTTTACGTGACACGGCTGAGCCAGATTCAGGAGGGTTTGCTGGATGGAGAGGATCTCGGCAGAAACACCCTCGATTTCCTGCTGGACTGGCTTTCCAGCCACATCAAAGGGACTGACATGGTGTATGCGGCCTTTATCCGGGAACAGACCGGTTACAATAAAGATTGA